TGAAGTTTTTTGTCTTCCCTCTGAGTGCGGCAACGTTCATCGCCGTCGTGTATTTCGTGATTGTTGGAACCAGCAACGCGGTCAATCTGACAGACGGTCTGGATGGCTTGGCGATTATGCCGACGGTGATGGTGGCCAGTGCACTAGCACTATTTTCCTATGTCGCAGGCAATGCCGTATTCGCCAAATATTTGGGTATCCCCTATATCCCGGGCGCGGGAGAACTGGCCGTTTTTTGCGGAGGCATCGCGGGAGCGGGGCTGGCATTTTTGTGGTTTAACGCCTATCCCGCCGAAGTGTTTATGGGCGATGTGGGCGCGCTGGCATTGGGGGCTGCGCTGGGCGTGGTCGCTGTGATTGTCCGTCAGGAATTGGTGCTGTTCATCATGGGCGGCGTATTCGTCGTGGAAACGCTGTCGGTCGTGATTCAGGTTGCCTCCTTCAAACTGACCGGACGCCGCGTGTTTCGCATGGCGCCACTGCACCATCATTATGAATTAAAGGGATGGAAGGAAACGCAGGTCGTTGTGCGCTTCTGGATTATCACGATGCTGCTGGTATTGCTGGGATTGGCGACTTTAAAACTGCGATGAAAACGTTAAGCGACAAATCTGTTCTGATACTCGGTCTCGGTGAGACCGGATTATCGATGGTGCGCTGGTTAAGCGCCCAAGGCGCGCGGCTGCGCGTTGCAGACAGTCGCACAACACCGCCGGGACTGGATCAAGTCGCCCAATTCGTACCTGCCGATCAGCTGTTTTTTGGGGCCTTTACCGATACCCTGTTTGACGGTATCGAACTTATCGCCATCAGTCCAGGCGTGCCGCTAGCCGACCCGTATATCGCACGCGCTGCAGCACGCGGCATCCCTGTTGTCGGCGACATCGAGCTTTTCGCACAACAACTTCGCGCTTCTCACGCACCGCTTCCCGGCAAAGTATTGGCCATCACCGGCTCAAACGGCAAAACGACGGTCACGAGCCTAGTCGAGCACCTGTGTCGCGCGGCAGGACTAGATGCGGTGGCCGCCGGCAATATTTCGCCTGCGGTACTCGATGTGGTGTTGCAGCGCGGTGACAAACAACCCGAGGTTTGGGTGCTGGAATTATCGAGCTTTCAGCTGGAAACCACCCGCAGCCTGACGGCTGATGCGGCGACCGTGTTGAATGTCAGCGAAGATCATCTGGATCGCTATTTGGGGATGGATGAGTACGCGGCGGCCAAACAGCAGATACTCGGCGGCTGCCGCTTGCAGGTGCTCAACCGCGACGATGCGCGCAGCATCGCAATGAAACATACGACAAGCGACTGTGTCAGTTTTGGATTGAATAAACCCGCGAGCGAAAGCGATTTTGGCATCGAGCGGGAAGGTGATGATATTTGGCTGGTGCAGGGTTGTTCACGACTCATCAAGGCGTCTGAAATGCAACTGGCAGGTTTGCACAATGTTGCCAATGCGCTGGCAGCCCTTGCTTTGTGCCGTGCGATCGACTTGCCGATGCCCGTGTTGCTTGCAGCATTGCGCAGCTTCAAGGGGTTGCCGCATCGGGTTGAGAAGGTCGCGGTACTGCATGGCGTGACGTTTTATGACGATTCCAAAGGCACTAATGTGGGCGCAACAGTCGCCGCCTTAGCAGGACTGGGTTGTCCTGCGGTGTTGATCGCCGGCGGCGTGGGCAAGGAACAGGATTTCTCGCCGTTGAAATCGGCCGTCACACATCACGCCCGTGCAGTAGTGCTGATCGGGCGCGATGCGCCATTGATCGCCGCAGCATTAGCGGGGGGCGATGTGCCGCTCATCCATGCAGCTGATATGCAGGATGCGGTGCAGCTAGCGGCAAAAATCGCACAGTATGGGGATGCGGTACTGCTGTCGCCTGCCTGTGCAAGCTTCGATATGTACCGCAACTATGGCCATCGCGCACAGGTGTTCATCGCTGAGGTGAACCACTTGAATGAGGAGGGTGCATGGCCTCATTAGTCAAAACGCACACAAGACCGCCTCAAGTGCAGTTCGATATGCTGCTGATCTGGGTATTCATCGCCCTGCTGTCGGTGGGGCTGGTGATGGTCTATTCGTCGTCGATCGCAACCGCCGAAGGCAGCAAATTTACCGGTCATCAGGCGAGCTACTATTTGATGCGGCACAGCATGTTCATCGCGGTGGGATTGGTTGCCGGCGCGCTGGCCTTTCAAGTGCCGGTGCAGACATGGCAAAACTACTCGCCGTATCTTTTTGTGGCGGGCGCCACCCTGCTGGTGCTGGTGCTCATTCCGCATGTCGGGCGTGAAGTCAATGGCAGTCGACGCTGGCTATCGCTGTTCGTGATCAATCTGCAACCGTCAGAATTGATGAAACTGTTTGCCGTGATGTATGCCGCCGATTACACCGTGCGCAAAGGGCGTGAGAGCAATTCGATTATCAAAACCTTTCTGCCTATGTTTGGCGTGATGGCGGTCGTCGGTGGTCTGCTGCTGCTCGAGCCCGATATGGGCGCGTTTGTGGTTGTGCTGGCCATCTCTATTTGTACGCTCTGGCTGGGTGGATTTAACTTAAAAGTATTTGGCCTGCTGGTGTTTATGCTGCCGATGGCCTTCGCTGCGCTGATTTTGTCGTCTCCCTACCGTCTGCAGCGCGTGATCGGCTTCATGGATCCCTGGGCTGATCCTTATGGTAAAGGCTATCAATTAAGCCATGCGCTGATCGCCTTCGGGCGCGGCGAGCGTTTTGGCGTAGGGCTGGGGGGCAGCGTTGAAAAATTATTTTATCTGCCCGAAGCGCATACCGATTTTCTAATGGCAGTGATCGCAGAAGAATTGGGTTTGGTGGGCGTGGTCTGTGTGATTGGCTTGTTCGCGCTGGTCGTGATACGCGCATTCCAAATCGGACGGCATGCGGCCTTTTTAGAGCGAAATTATTCGGCGCTGGTCGCGCAAGGTATCGGGGTGTGGGTCGGTGTGCAGGCGACGATCAACATCGGTGTGAATATGGGCGTACTGCCGACCAAAGGGCTGACGCTGCCCTTTTTGAGCTTCGGTGGCAGTGGCGTGGTGGTCAACTGTATCGCCGCCGCCGTATTGCTCCGCGTCGACTATGAAAATAGAAGACTTGCACGAGGGATGCCCGCATGAGTATAAAAAATCGCAAGTCTTCTATTTCTGTGCAGACAAAAATCGAATTAGGGTATCTG
Above is a window of Gallionella capsiferriformans ES-2 DNA encoding:
- the murD gene encoding UDP-N-acetylmuramoyl-L-alanine--D-glutamate ligase; this translates as MKTLSDKSVLILGLGETGLSMVRWLSAQGARLRVADSRTTPPGLDQVAQFVPADQLFFGAFTDTLFDGIELIAISPGVPLADPYIARAAARGIPVVGDIELFAQQLRASHAPLPGKVLAITGSNGKTTVTSLVEHLCRAAGLDAVAAGNISPAVLDVVLQRGDKQPEVWVLELSSFQLETTRSLTADAATVLNVSEDHLDRYLGMDEYAAAKQQILGGCRLQVLNRDDARSIAMKHTTSDCVSFGLNKPASESDFGIEREGDDIWLVQGCSRLIKASEMQLAGLHNVANALAALALCRAIDLPMPVLLAALRSFKGLPHRVEKVAVLHGVTFYDDSKGTNVGATVAALAGLGCPAVLIAGGVGKEQDFSPLKSAVTHHARAVVLIGRDAPLIAAALAGGDVPLIHAADMQDAVQLAAKIAQYGDAVLLSPACASFDMYRNYGHRAQVFIAEVNHLNEEGAWPH
- the mraY gene encoding phospho-N-acetylmuramoyl-pentapeptide-transferase, which produces MLLALTQWLAQDIRFFSVFNYITLRTVMAAMTALGISFMVGPAMIRKLTAYKIGQSVRSDGPQTHLVKAGTPTMGGALILTSIGITTLLWGDLHNHYVWVVLLTTLGFGVIGWIDDYRKVVHRNPKGLSAKAKMTWQSLIALVVAVYLWKTSTLPAQTELIVPFMKFFVFPLSAATFIAVVYFVIVGTSNAVNLTDGLDGLAIMPTVMVASALALFSYVAGNAVFAKYLGIPYIPGAGELAVFCGGIAGAGLAFLWFNAYPAEVFMGDVGALALGAALGVVAVIVRQELVLFIMGGVFVVETLSVVIQVASFKLTGRRVFRMAPLHHHYELKGWKETQVVVRFWIITMLLVLLGLATLKLR
- the ftsW gene encoding putative lipid II flippase FtsW — its product is MASLVKTHTRPPQVQFDMLLIWVFIALLSVGLVMVYSSSIATAEGSKFTGHQASYYLMRHSMFIAVGLVAGALAFQVPVQTWQNYSPYLFVAGATLLVLVLIPHVGREVNGSRRWLSLFVINLQPSELMKLFAVMYAADYTVRKGRESNSIIKTFLPMFGVMAVVGGLLLLEPDMGAFVVVLAISICTLWLGGFNLKVFGLLVFMLPMAFAALILSSPYRLQRVIGFMDPWADPYGKGYQLSHALIAFGRGERFGVGLGGSVEKLFYLPEAHTDFLMAVIAEELGLVGVVCVIGLFALVVIRAFQIGRHAAFLERNYSALVAQGIGVWVGVQATINIGVNMGVLPTKGLTLPFLSFGGSGVVVNCIAAAVLLRVDYENRRLARGMPA